The following is a genomic window from Devosia neptuniae.
CCGCGACTTTGGCATTGAGCTTTCTGGTGCGCGCGCTGGGCGTGCCGCCCGATCTCAACCGCGTCCTCGCCGGCGCCGTGCTGATCCTGCTCGGGCTGGTCCTCGCCATCCCGCGATTGCATCTGGGCTTCGAACGCCTGGCCGGCAACCTGGCCAGCCGCGCTCCGGCGGGTGGTCCATCCTCCGGCTTTGGCGGCGGGCTGGCGGTGGGTGCGGGCCTCGGCCTCGCCTGGAGCCCCTGTGTCGGCCCGATCATGGCGTCGGTCATCACCCTGGCGCTCAACCAGCAGGTCAATGCGGGCGCTATCGCGGTAACGCTGGCCTTTTCGCTGGGCACGGCCCTGCCCATGGCGGCGATCATGCTGGGCGGGCGGCAATTGGTGCGCCGGCTGGGCTGGTTTCAGGCCAATGCCGGCCGCATCCAGCAAGTGCTCGGCATCATTCTCGTGCTGACGGGCCTTGCCATCTTCCTGGGCTGGGACCGCCAGATCCAGATCCTGCTGCTGACCTGGTTTCCCGATTGGGAACTGGCGCTGACCGGTTGGGAGCCCCGGCCAGCGCTCTGAGCCAAATGGGCCGCCTCTTGGGGGCGGCGGCCCGTCCGGCTTACTGTGCGTCCGTCTTGGAAACGCCATCCACGCGGGTCATCGACGAGGGATGGCCGGAATAGCCCTGCACGCGCGCGCTGACCACGATGGGCTCGAAGCGCTCGAACATGGGCAGCACGGCCGGCTTCTGCTCGATAAAGACTTCCTGGATCTGCTTGATCAACGCCAGGCGCTTGTCGTCATCTCGTTCGCTATTGGCCTCGACCCGCAAGGCGTTGAGCTCGGGAATGTCCCAGGCCGACCGCCACACGAAATTGCCGGCATTGTTGGCTTCCAGCGAATTGTCCGGATTGGAGGCGAAATTATCCAGCGACCCCAAAGCCGTCGGCATGAACGAGCCGGTCTGGGGGATCAGCAGGTCGAAATCACGTGCCCGGTGCGCGGCGACGATATCGGCGCCATTGCCCTGCTGGATGCTGACGGTGATGCCGATTTCGGCAAGGCTGGCCTGGATGGCGGTGGCCATGTCGACGCGCGGCGTCTGGGAAATGGTCTTGAGTGTCAGTGAGAACCCATCGGGATACCCGGCTTCCGCCAGCAACGCCTTGGCCTTTTCGGGCTGCAGCGACCAATCGGGATTGGGGATGGCACCCAGCCAGTCTTCCGGCACCGGCACATTGCGCACGCGGCCATAGGGCCCCAGGATGGTATCGGCAATGCCCTTATAGTCGATGCCATAGGCGATGGCTTCGCGCACCAGCGGATTGCTCAGCGGCTCCTTGCCGGCATTCATCGCCAGCACGTAGTAGCCACCGGTCTTGACCTGGTCGATGACAAAGCCGGCCTTGTTTTCAAAGGTGCGCACATCCGAGGCGGTCAGGGCATTGGCCACGTCGATATCGCCGCGCTCGAGCATCAGGCGCGCGGCCTGGCTTTCGGGCACGTGGCGCATCAGCACGCGGCGGATGGCGGGTGCCTCGCCCCAGAACTGGTCATTGACTTCGAGCATGACGATGTCATTCGGCGTCCAGCGGCGCAGCACATAGGGGCCTGAACCGGCCGTATTGGTGCGCAGCCATTCATTGCCATAGTCGTCATTGCTCACGTGCTTTTGCACTTCGACGCTGTCGACGACGCTGGAAACACCCACGGCCAGCCGATAGAGCAGCGCCTCGGGGATCACCGCATCGGTGAGTTCCATGCGGAAGGTCTTGTCATCCACAGCCGAAACCATGGATTCGATATTGTCGGCCGAATAGCCGGCGGTCTTGAAATTGGTGGCGGCGGATTGGTCCAGCTTCATCAGCCGCACCAGCGAGAACACCACGTCATTGGCCGTCACCGGATTGCCCGAGGCGAATTTGGCGTCGCGCAGGTGGAAGGTGATGCCGGTATCGTCGATATCCCAGCTTTCGGCCAGCTGCGGCTTGATGGCATTGCCGTCATTCTGGTCCGAGAAGACCAGCCGGTCATAGGTATTGGCCAGGATTTCCTGAGTTTTGACCTCGGTGCCCTGCTGGGGGTCGAGCGACAGGACCTGGGCCAGCGAGGTGCCGATGACCAATTGGTCATTGGGCGTCGCGGCGAAAGCCGCAGGCGCCGTGGCGATCATGGCGGCCAGCGCCACGCCCGCCACCAGGCGGGAACAAAAATGCTTCATTGAACTTCCTCCGTTTGATACGGCACAACATAATATGTCGGTTGTATCTCGTATTATGATTATGGCTTTTGCAGGAAATGGCAAGAGGGCTGTGCTAAAAGGTCGTGCGAGCGACGGGGAAGTCGAGGATGGATAGAACGGCAACAAGGCGGCGGCCACGGATGGCGCAGACGCTGGTAGATACACTGCGCCAGCAGATCGAGGCGGGGGCATTGCCCGTGGGCGCACAATTGCCCACCGAGCCGCAATTGGAAGCGCAATTCTCGGTGAGCCGCACCGTGGTGCGCGAGGCGATCACCGAATTGCGGGCGGCCGGGCTCGTCACCCCCATCCAGGGCAAGGGCATGTTCGTCACCGACAGCTCCCAAACCCCGGCCATCGTGCTGACCCCGCGCGAGATCCAGAGCATCCCGCAAACGCTGGAAATGCTGGAGTTTCGTGTCGCAGTCGAAACCGAAGCGGCCGCCATTGCCGCCCATCGCCGCTCCGCGCAGCAAGAAGAAGCTATCCGCTCCGCCAATCACGATATGGCCAACCAGATCGAGGCCGGCGGCGACACGATCGACGCAGATTTTGCCTTCCATTTGGCCATTGCCGAGGCCACCAACAATTTCTATTTCGCCGATACGCTCACCCGCTTCGGCAAGCGCTCGATTCCACGCGGGCAATTCCCCACCCTGCCCGACGCCAATGACGAGAGCTATTTGCAGGGTGTTTTGGCCGAGCATGAGCGAATCCTTGAGGCTATTGCCGACCAGGAGCCCGAGGCGGCGCGCGCCGCCATGCGGGATCATTTGCTGGGCAGCCAGAAGCGGTATCGCCGTCTCAAGCGCTGAGATCGCTGGACAGATCGCCAATTCATAGTATGTCATACTTTTGATTGTGACCCCGCCACAGCGGCTAGGTCACCCCATGCAAGCCGCCGACCGGATAAGGACGAAAAGACCATGTTTTCACACAAGCGCGCCGATTTCGGCCCCGATTTCCTGTTCGGCGTCGCCATGGCTGCCCACCAGATCGAAGGCGGACAGCAGGATGGCCGCGGCCCCTCCATCTGGGACACCTTTGCCGCCACCCCGGGCAATACCAAAAACGCCGATAACGGCACGGTCGCCTGCGATCATTACCATCGCTGGCCGGAAGACCTCGACCTGATCCGCGACGGCGGCTTTGACGCCTACCGCTTCTCCTTCTCCTGGTCGCGGCTGATCCCCGAGGGGACGGGCGCGCTCAATCCGGCGGGCTTTGATTTCTACGACCGGCTGATCGATGGCATACTGGAGCGCGGCATCAAGCCGCTCGCCACCCTCTATCACTGGGACCTGCCCAGCGCCCTGCAGGACCGCGGCGGCTGGATGAACCGGGATACCGCCAAGGCCTTTGCCGATTACGCTGCAGTCGCCGCGCAGAAATTCGGCGATCGACTGACCAGCATTGCCACCTTCAACGAGCCCTGGTGCATCACCGTGCTCAGCCATTTCCTGGGCGCCCACGCCCCCGGCTATCGCGATGTGCGCGCCACCGCCCGCGCCATGCATCATGTGCTGCTGGCCCATGGCATGGGCATCAAGGCGATGCGCGAAGCCGGCTTCAAGGACAAGCTAGGCATCGTCGTGAACATGGAAAAATGCGATCCGGCCAGCGATGCACCCGAAGATATCGAAGCGGCCGCACTGGGCGACGCTATCTTTAACCAGTTCTTCCTCGATGGCGTGCTCAAGGGCAGCTATCCCGAAAAGGTCACCGACATCCTCGAGCCATACCTGCCCAAAAACTGGCGGGATGACATGACCATCCTCAATCAGAAACTCGACTGGATCGGCATCAATTATTATACGCGCTTCCTCTACAAGGCCGATCCGAGTGTGCCGGTCTTCCCCTTCACCCAGGCGCGCGGTCCGCTGGAAAAGTCCAATCTGGGCTGGGAAATCATCCCCGAGGCACTGACCGAGTTTCTCGTCCGCGCCTCCAAGCGCTATCCGGGCCTGCCCATCTACGTCACCGAAAACGGCATTTCGGAAACCGACGAAACCAAGCGCACCGCCTTCTTCGACAAGCACTTCGCTGCCATGATCGAGGCCCAGAAGCAAGGCGTCGACCTGCGCGGCTACATCGCCTGGACCCTGATCGACAATTTCGAATGGGCCGAAGGCTTCAACCCCAAATTCGGCATTGTCGGCATGGACCCGGTCACCCGCGACCGCCTGCCAAAAGACACCTACTACGCCTTCAAGGACATGCTGACGCGCAAAGGCTAGCGCCGATCTGGAAATGTCCAGTCGGCACCCTCCCCGTTCCAACCACAATGTCATTCCCGCGAAAGCGGGAACCTCCGTTTCTTCCTAGCATCCCGAAACGGAGGTTCCCGCTTTCGCGGGAATGACACCGTGCAAGGTCAAGTTGTATGGATGCACACACTCCCAAAATTATGATCGCCACACTCTTGTTTTTCTCCCGCATGACTTGATACATGGC
Proteins encoded in this region:
- a CDS encoding GH1 family beta-glucosidase; this translates as MFSHKRADFGPDFLFGVAMAAHQIEGGQQDGRGPSIWDTFAATPGNTKNADNGTVACDHYHRWPEDLDLIRDGGFDAYRFSFSWSRLIPEGTGALNPAGFDFYDRLIDGILERGIKPLATLYHWDLPSALQDRGGWMNRDTAKAFADYAAVAAQKFGDRLTSIATFNEPWCITVLSHFLGAHAPGYRDVRATARAMHHVLLAHGMGIKAMREAGFKDKLGIVVNMEKCDPASDAPEDIEAAALGDAIFNQFFLDGVLKGSYPEKVTDILEPYLPKNWRDDMTILNQKLDWIGINYYTRFLYKADPSVPVFPFTQARGPLEKSNLGWEIIPEALTEFLVRASKRYPGLPIYVTENGISETDETKRTAFFDKHFAAMIEAQKQGVDLRGYIAWTLIDNFEWAEGFNPKFGIVGMDPVTRDRLPKDTYYAFKDMLTRKG
- a CDS encoding ABC transporter substrate-binding protein; translated protein: MKHFCSRLVAGVALAAMIATAPAAFAATPNDQLVIGTSLAQVLSLDPQQGTEVKTQEILANTYDRLVFSDQNDGNAIKPQLAESWDIDDTGITFHLRDAKFASGNPVTANDVVFSLVRLMKLDQSAATNFKTAGYSADNIESMVSAVDDKTFRMELTDAVIPEALLYRLAVGVSSVVDSVEVQKHVSNDDYGNEWLRTNTAGSGPYVLRRWTPNDIVMLEVNDQFWGEAPAIRRVLMRHVPESQAARLMLERGDIDVANALTASDVRTFENKAGFVIDQVKTGGYYVLAMNAGKEPLSNPLVREAIAYGIDYKGIADTILGPYGRVRNVPVPEDWLGAIPNPDWSLQPEKAKALLAEAGYPDGFSLTLKTISQTPRVDMATAIQASLAEIGITVSIQQGNGADIVAAHRARDFDLLIPQTGSFMPTALGSLDNFASNPDNSLEANNAGNFVWRSAWDIPELNALRVEANSERDDDKRLALIKQIQEVFIEQKPAVLPMFERFEPIVVSARVQGYSGHPSSMTRVDGVSKTDAQ
- a CDS encoding cytochrome c biogenesis CcdA family protein codes for the protein MLLTIGFAFMAGVITVLSPCVLPLLPVILGSATQEGKARPIGLIIGFVGTFTAATLALSFLVRALGVPPDLNRVLAGAVLILLGLVLAIPRLHLGFERLAGNLASRAPAGGPSSGFGGGLAVGAGLGLAWSPCVGPIMASVITLALNQQVNAGAIAVTLAFSLGTALPMAAIMLGGRQLVRRLGWFQANAGRIQQVLGIILVLTGLAIFLGWDRQIQILLLTWFPDWELALTGWEPRPAL
- a CDS encoding FadR/GntR family transcriptional regulator; the protein is MDRTATRRRPRMAQTLVDTLRQQIEAGALPVGAQLPTEPQLEAQFSVSRTVVREAITELRAAGLVTPIQGKGMFVTDSSQTPAIVLTPREIQSIPQTLEMLEFRVAVETEAAAIAAHRRSAQQEEAIRSANHDMANQIEAGGDTIDADFAFHLAIAEATNNFYFADTLTRFGKRSIPRGQFPTLPDANDESYLQGVLAEHERILEAIADQEPEAARAAMRDHLLGSQKRYRRLKR